The Methanohalophilus portucalensis genome window below encodes:
- the cysS gene encoding cysteine--tRNA ligase, giving the protein MLRLYNTLTRKRQVLKPLKEDEVTIYACGPTVYNIPHIGNYRTFLMTDNLVRILEYLGHSVNLVMNITDIDDKTIRDSKKAGMSLKEFTEKYTEEFFCGLDMLNIKRASAYPRATENVDGMIELAQILMKKGLAYEKEGSVYYRISAFPEYGKLSKLDFNSIKMGASVDVDEYDKDNPRDFVLLKASTQEEIERGIYYESPWGKIRPGWHTECSVMSMNHFGPSLDIHTGGVDLIFPHHENEIAQSEGATGKPFVRYWIHGEHLIVDGEKMSKSKGNVFTLPELVDKYGGEVVRFMFMSVHYRKKLDFSDSFARNAQNSYFKLRETLENLEFAIKSADDNEYPTDQETLGLHGNLEDDFRNALEDDMNIPKAIAVYHELSRISNQYLETGRNKNVLENLLSLYRKFADTLGLFAQEGEEVPEEIMELVKIREQARNDRDWETADALRDKIAQAGFVVQDTCEGPNVKRQKCL; this is encoded by the coding sequence ATGTTACGATTGTATAATACTTTAACAAGGAAAAGGCAAGTTTTGAAGCCTTTAAAAGAAGATGAAGTTACAATATATGCATGTGGTCCTACGGTATACAATATTCCTCATATAGGCAATTACCGAACCTTTTTAATGACCGATAATCTGGTACGTATCCTGGAGTATTTGGGCCATTCTGTGAATCTTGTAATGAATATAACAGATATTGACGATAAGACTATCCGGGATTCAAAGAAAGCGGGCATGTCCCTGAAAGAATTTACAGAAAAATATACGGAAGAATTTTTCTGCGGACTTGATATGCTAAACATAAAACGTGCCTCTGCTTATCCACGGGCCACTGAAAATGTGGATGGGATGATAGAGCTGGCACAAATACTAATGAAAAAAGGGCTTGCCTATGAAAAAGAGGGCTCGGTGTATTACAGGATTTCGGCTTTTCCGGAGTATGGTAAGCTTTCAAAACTGGATTTCAATTCAATTAAGATGGGAGCATCGGTTGATGTCGATGAATACGACAAGGACAATCCCCGTGATTTTGTTTTGCTGAAAGCGTCCACACAGGAAGAGATTGAAAGGGGTATTTACTATGAAAGTCCCTGGGGTAAGATCAGGCCCGGATGGCATACGGAATGCTCGGTAATGTCAATGAATCATTTTGGACCTTCCCTTGATATTCATACAGGTGGAGTGGACCTGATATTTCCCCATCATGAAAATGAAATTGCCCAGTCCGAAGGGGCTACAGGTAAACCCTTTGTGAGGTACTGGATACACGGGGAACACCTGATAGTTGACGGCGAGAAAATGAGTAAGTCAAAGGGCAATGTTTTCACTCTCCCCGAACTGGTTGACAAATATGGGGGAGAAGTTGTGCGCTTCATGTTTATGTCCGTGCATTACAGGAAGAAACTGGATTTTTCCGACTCCTTTGCCCGGAATGCACAAAATAGCTATTTCAAGCTCAGGGAAACACTGGAAAATCTGGAATTCGCTATAAAGAGTGCAGATGATAATGAATATCCTACTGATCAGGAAACGTTAGGCCTGCATGGCAATCTTGAAGATGACTTCAGGAACGCTCTGGAAGATGATATGAACATTCCGAAAGCCATTGCAGTTTATCATGAATTATCCCGTATTTCCAACCAGTACCTTGAAACCGGCAGGAACAAGAATGTACTTGAAAACCTTCTTTCTCTCTACAGGAAGTTTGCAGATACCCTTGGCCTTTTTGCACAAGAAGGAGAGGAAGTTCCAGAAGAGATCATGGAGCTTGTAAAGATACGTGAGCAGGCCCGAAACGACAGGGATTGGGAAACAGCAGATGCTTTAAGGGATAAAATTGCTCAAGCAGGATTTGTTGTGCAGGATACCTGTGAGGGGCCTAATGTAAAGAGACAAAAGTGCTTATAA
- a CDS encoding CPBP family intramembrane glutamic endopeptidase, whose translation MTELHPFKNLAFPDLSDVQFNRNSAVILVPVLLIMLAELLLFVEMDYLSICIHVGLLLGLPLAAIFFDNRQVTMAFQALLLLPLLRLVNISMPIFFETTLYVFVFIYAPLIIPVYLVAREQDFNLKAFGFLKANRMWLLYVTLAILIAVAIAQGEYAIIASDYLVPDLSFISILKISLIMVLFVGFVEELIFRYILQTRLVETFGIWPGLVITSLLFGVMHSGYGAPLEVLMTAFAGFILGYMFLRTHSISFVSLTHGFVNVFLFAIIPHLGPGLGLF comes from the coding sequence ATGACTGAACTTCATCCATTCAAAAATTTGGCTTTCCCGGACCTTTCAGATGTACAGTTTAACCGGAATTCAGCTGTAATACTGGTACCTGTACTGCTCATAATGCTGGCAGAACTGTTACTTTTTGTTGAAATGGATTATCTCTCAATCTGTATCCATGTGGGCCTGCTTTTAGGACTTCCTCTGGCAGCCATATTTTTTGATAACAGGCAGGTTACAATGGCATTTCAGGCCTTGTTATTATTGCCCCTGCTGAGATTGGTAAATATTTCCATGCCTATCTTTTTCGAAACAACCCTATATGTATTCGTATTCATCTACGCCCCTCTTATTATTCCTGTCTATCTGGTTGCCAGAGAACAGGATTTTAATCTGAAAGCTTTCGGTTTTCTCAAAGCAAACAGGATGTGGCTTCTCTATGTTACTCTGGCAATTCTGATTGCAGTTGCAATCGCCCAGGGTGAATATGCAATTATTGCAAGTGATTATCTGGTACCGGACCTCTCATTTATCAGCATCCTCAAGATTTCCCTAATTATGGTGCTTTTTGTAGGATTTGTTGAGGAATTGATTTTCAGATACATCCTGCAGACCAGACTTGTGGAAACTTTTGGTATCTGGCCGGGGTTAGTAATAACCAGTTTGCTGTTTGGTGTAATGCACTCGGGCTATGGTGCCCCTTTAGAAGTGCTTATGACCGCATTTGCAGGATTTATTCTGGGTTATATGTTCCTCAGGACGCACAGTATCTCTTTTGTTTCTTTAACCCACGGTTTTGTAAACGTATTCCTGTTTGCCATAATCCCGCATCTGGGTCCCGGGTTGGGCCTGTTCTGA
- a CDS encoding DUF1616 domain-containing protein, with protein sequence MADIKKIPVDIQVVVGLVLLTAVFILIPQLSDSAIRTVLGLPMVLFLPGYALIAALFPKNDDLDGIERVALSFGLSIAVVPLIGLGLNYTPWGIRLLPILISLSIFTIGMCIIAVMRRSNLPEEEEAFHVPFRQTYESLQDEFHSESQSRLDKALTIILVISILASVVTLIYVVVTPKQGEQFTEFYILGSGGMADDYPVNYTLGDSGKVILGVVNHEYEDVNYTIDIQLENQSLQTIQEVNLEHNQTWEQPVTVTPPFNGTDMKLQFLLYKNGNYTESYRDLHLWINVSENTND encoded by the coding sequence TTGGCGGATATAAAAAAAATCCCTGTTGACATACAAGTTGTCGTAGGCCTGGTACTCCTGACGGCAGTATTCATTCTTATTCCCCAGCTCAGTGATTCAGCCATACGTACTGTTTTGGGCCTGCCCATGGTATTGTTCCTGCCGGGTTATGCCCTGATTGCCGCCCTGTTTCCCAAAAACGATGATCTGGATGGCATCGAACGTGTGGCTTTGAGCTTTGGTCTGAGTATTGCAGTGGTGCCTCTGATTGGCCTGGGATTGAACTATACACCCTGGGGTATCCGTCTGCTGCCTATCCTGATCTCATTATCCATCTTCACAATCGGTATGTGTATCATAGCCGTGATGCGTCGCTCCAATCTTCCTGAAGAAGAAGAAGCATTTCATGTCCCCTTCAGGCAAACCTATGAATCCCTGCAGGACGAATTTCACTCCGAATCCCAATCCAGGCTGGATAAGGCACTAACAATAATTCTGGTAATTTCGATCCTGGCCTCGGTAGTGACTCTGATCTACGTGGTAGTGACTCCCAAACAGGGTGAACAGTTCACCGAATTCTATATCCTGGGCTCAGGAGGAATGGCGGATGATTACCCGGTCAATTATACTCTCGGAGACAGTGGAAAGGTAATTCTTGGTGTGGTAAATCATGAATATGAGGATGTCAATTATACTATTGACATACAATTAGAAAATCAATCCCTGCAAACCATACAAGAGGTAAACCTTGAGCATAACCAGACCTGGGAGCAACCTGTTACGGTAACCCCGCCGTTTAACGGCACGGACATGAAACTGCAGTTTCTGCTCTACAAGAATGGTAATTACACAGAATCCTACAGGGACCTGCATCTCTGGATCAATGTATCGGAGAATACAAATGACTGA
- a CDS encoding PGF-pre-PGF domain-containing protein — MILGISTASAFEVSPANPTVGDEITISGTGEEGPVDVKVQFTKTVNVNNGEYKYNINGVDIPAKAKFEAKAEGVKELYVQTSIKKLSDKTSDGSAKVSQSNPLPLPLNNIDVKIYGTAENGKTTVDLTITASQTINLENDYKYPTNSIPPGDFKITVGGNTEKITLNPAGSTTSSGSSGSSSNTGGGGDTTPDEANGNVDFSESITKRVFSEMPVKYQFSHSSMPVRSINITSRITAMDIPANVEVLDDTSVMVKNEPTGKIYKHLNIWVGSTGFAVPENINSAIIHFRVDNDWIYNNDIDPDTIVLMHYEEEADEWTKLPTEQVSKNEEYTNYRASTPHFSPFAISGDVYQKQTDNTTETHNNSTVENSDSINSTSSGQPDNESDSKYLWIFALMFIGLLGAIILKMKKS, encoded by the coding sequence TTGATACTGGGAATTTCCACAGCCTCTGCTTTTGAAGTGTCCCCTGCAAATCCGACAGTTGGGGATGAGATTACTATTAGTGGGACCGGGGAGGAAGGTCCCGTCGATGTAAAAGTACAATTTACCAAAACCGTGAATGTCAATAATGGAGAATACAAATACAATATAAACGGCGTTGATATTCCTGCAAAAGCAAAGTTTGAAGCAAAAGCTGAAGGTGTAAAGGAATTATATGTGCAAACATCCATAAAAAAATTGAGCGATAAAACTTCAGATGGAAGTGCTAAGGTATCTCAAAGTAATCCTTTACCTTTACCTCTTAATAATATAGATGTAAAAATATATGGAACTGCTGAAAATGGAAAAACGACTGTGGATTTAACTATTACTGCATCACAGACAATAAACTTGGAAAATGATTATAAATATCCTACAAACAGCATTCCTCCCGGAGATTTCAAAATAACAGTTGGAGGAAATACTGAAAAAATTACACTGAACCCAGCAGGCTCCACAACCTCCAGCGGAAGTAGCGGAAGCAGCAGTAATACAGGAGGCGGAGGAGATACAACACCCGATGAGGCAAATGGAAATGTGGATTTTTCCGAATCCATTACAAAAAGGGTATTCAGTGAGATGCCAGTGAAATATCAGTTCTCTCATTCATCTATGCCGGTCAGGTCAATAAACATCACATCCCGAATAACTGCAATGGATATACCCGCCAATGTCGAAGTTCTGGATGATACTTCCGTAATGGTCAAGAATGAACCTACAGGAAAAATCTACAAACATCTCAATATCTGGGTAGGCAGTACCGGATTTGCAGTCCCGGAGAATATCAATTCTGCAATCATTCATTTCAGGGTAGACAATGACTGGATATATAACAATGATATTGATCCTGACACAATTGTCCTGATGCATTATGAAGAAGAGGCTGATGAATGGACAAAATTGCCTACAGAGCAAGTTTCAAAGAATGAAGAGTACACAAATTACAGGGCTTCTACACCTCATTTTTCCCCATTTGCTATTTCAGGAGATGTCTATCAAAAACAGACAGATAATACTACTGAAACACACAATAATTCAACAGTAGAAAACTCAGATTCAATAAATAGTACATCATCCGGTCAACCGGACAATGAGTCGGATTCAAAATACCTGTGGATTTTTGCTTTGATGTTTATTGGTTTATTGGGGGCGATAATCTTGAAAATGAAGAAATCCTGA
- a CDS encoding TIGR04279 domain-containing protein, translating to MNKVKNGLMILFLLIASTAMLGTGIAGAESNDEYIMNVTLENFSLNFAAHSPETDGNWIQFHGGGEFKLPSPMSVTYNGINNDELSLGGNNVSVQLNIANYTNHTISYPYETHPMYVNTSEKNNVSFSFDGSPYFGDQEVLVLLIDDLNVKNPYELINNSRNENKSLDNGDLTFDYEEPVNAGEYLLLMLTPDESGFTVLSATAFTVLDYDSTTSVSTSTDNVAVDFNLLNAPASEYTYDAILVKESEYKADVFMQYNGTSDGLNASLNGNPIVDGLSLVDGLSLVGLDISNPTTSDLKNMSGIENIAAVENTSESNATTLNLPTTGLSAGNYLLFTTARSGSDLLAFNQSEIELVNDFKMDIKQQSKTVEQNENASYLVNLTNTGNVEDTINLSSSTPNGVNTDFNRTSVSLNAGESAQIMFNVSSVAINDDGYSINVIAEGSEYKKSINTKTTVIDALDIRADSTTKAVLNDTDVEYVITIENTGNKEHTFDLSSTSDVGSLPEENVTVDAGNSTDVTFTANSTDVGTYTSTITATDDAEPSITQTLSLVTKVDQKDIYFVSASSSPLEQVVNTTKNATYVITISNDGNTIDTYNLSVVNPRADSAILNEISEITLGAGDNETRILNVSSEKPGTYDVKVVAVSDNSSKIASVTTTTKVKGYGLTLAADSYSATTKPDETVNFELTIKNTGNVEDNFTLSSTSNANVEMPTVIPDIGLLGPGETASFDVAISNSTTTEATIEAISKGNTDKNTSVTLNLAVKEEPVYGVSLATEPVSRTVETHSEAVYNLKIKNTGNVEDTYSINISDTDSINTSDNVNVSQDTITVDAGKTTDVQMTVSDLNHSGTYSIPINVSSEETSISKDVFVKIVDAASIKVTPATQTVNGTESAEYVIKVTNTGTGSHAYELDVENSTDTNAVLDNNKTSVLKAGGSEEIGFTLENTGNENRLIEAILTASVSDQPEKNVSTGVSALYVEENVYGVSIEADEHLQSINKTRNATYFLTVTNMGNTNVTYEMEVTGDSAANASLSTDNFELNSSGEAGSKKVVKLEHNPSETGDNPIEIQVESASANASDIVKVTTRVVEVQEDENIINSEIDDRSSVVNSSVENSQISNSLIKNSTVDNSQVTKCTVINSTVIDSDLDDLKITDGYVDSNLIYNGTITVDETEYEVDEPEGITFDDLVEGTDNLDSSISGVEGNDTSVNARNSGVNLTIRNNKSMVGGSITVQKTKIPSKGVKGEVDFESLGSYFKFDESDNVNDSMKYVFINLSYDENEIGDIDEHELQAYWYDGDEWVVLEAGNPAFCQDTGVNTGKNYVWAKVKHFSNYSIGTPTEDTSTKEDDSSSGSSSGGSGAAISAEPYENVESKGVASKYIGKDSRADYSFAEGSGPVENITFTPLINAGYTNVVVEVLKDTSTLVDSTPSEPVYKHVNIWTGSRIYEDVIEDATVSFNVDKTWLDENDVDASNIRLLRYTTEWTELPTTMTGEDGDKVCYTANTEGFSSFAIVADTDAEPVTEPADTEADFTATPVEGQSPLEVTFTAETDNVDSWQWDFGDGSTSTEQNPTHTYEKPGNYTVVLTVEGEGGVDVVEKTDLITVAAQEEDKGIPGFEAIFAIAGLLAVAGLLRRRKQ from the coding sequence ATGAATAAAGTTAAGAACGGGCTAATGATATTGTTTTTACTAATAGCCTCAACTGCAATGCTGGGTACAGGTATTGCAGGCGCGGAATCGAATGACGAATATATTATGAATGTAACATTGGAAAATTTTTCTTTAAACTTTGCCGCTCATTCCCCTGAAACTGACGGCAACTGGATACAGTTTCATGGGGGAGGGGAATTTAAGTTACCCAGCCCCATGTCAGTTACATATAACGGAATCAATAATGATGAATTATCACTGGGGGGAAATAATGTATCTGTACAATTGAATATAGCAAATTACACCAATCACACCATAAGTTACCCTTATGAAACCCATCCCATGTACGTAAATACCAGTGAGAAGAATAATGTGTCTTTCTCCTTTGATGGTTCGCCTTATTTTGGTGATCAGGAAGTATTGGTCCTTTTAATCGATGATCTGAATGTTAAAAACCCTTATGAGCTTATTAACAATTCAAGAAATGAAAACAAATCTCTTGATAATGGCGACCTTACCTTCGATTATGAAGAACCTGTTAATGCAGGAGAATATCTGCTTCTAATGCTAACTCCAGATGAAAGTGGATTTACAGTACTCTCTGCCACTGCATTCACGGTTCTGGACTACGATTCAACTACTTCAGTATCTACAAGCACAGATAACGTGGCCGTTGATTTTAATCTCCTGAATGCACCTGCTTCCGAGTATACCTATGATGCAATCCTGGTCAAGGAAAGTGAATACAAAGCAGACGTATTTATGCAATACAACGGAACTTCAGACGGGCTCAATGCATCTTTAAACGGCAATCCTATTGTGGATGGATTATCCCTTGTGGATGGATTATCCCTTGTGGGGCTGGACATTTCAAACCCAACAACTTCTGACCTGAAGAATATGAGTGGTATTGAAAATATCGCAGCTGTAGAAAATACATCGGAATCCAATGCCACTACCCTGAATCTACCGACTACCGGTTTATCTGCAGGCAACTACCTTCTGTTTACAACTGCCAGATCAGGAAGCGATCTGCTTGCATTTAACCAGTCCGAGATAGAGCTTGTTAATGATTTTAAAATGGATATCAAGCAGCAATCCAAAACAGTAGAACAGAATGAGAATGCAAGTTATCTGGTTAATCTGACAAATACAGGAAATGTAGAGGATACAATAAATCTCAGCAGCTCCACCCCTAATGGAGTAAATACGGACTTTAACAGGACATCAGTAAGTCTAAATGCCGGAGAATCGGCTCAGATAATGTTTAATGTAAGCAGTGTAGCCATAAATGACGATGGATATTCAATTAATGTCATTGCAGAAGGTTCTGAATACAAGAAGAGTATCAACACCAAAACCACAGTAATCGATGCTCTGGACATCCGTGCAGATTCTACCACAAAAGCTGTTCTTAATGATACTGATGTAGAATACGTAATAACCATTGAGAACACCGGTAATAAAGAACACACATTTGACTTGAGTTCAACTTCAGATGTTGGTTCATTACCAGAAGAGAATGTAACAGTTGATGCAGGAAATTCAACTGATGTGACCTTCACTGCAAACAGCACGGATGTAGGCACCTACACTTCAACAATCACTGCAACAGATGATGCTGAACCATCAATCACACAAACTCTGAGTCTTGTAACCAAGGTGGATCAGAAAGACATTTACTTTGTATCAGCATCTTCCAGTCCTCTGGAGCAGGTTGTTAATACAACAAAAAATGCCACCTATGTGATAACCATTTCCAACGATGGTAACACAATTGATACCTATAACCTCAGTGTGGTGAATCCAAGGGCAGATTCTGCTATATTGAATGAGATATCTGAGATAACCCTTGGTGCAGGGGATAATGAAACAAGGATTCTGAATGTTTCATCCGAAAAGCCTGGTACATATGATGTCAAAGTGGTGGCAGTCTCGGATAATTCTTCCAAAATTGCCAGTGTTACGACCACGACCAAAGTGAAAGGTTACGGATTGACCCTTGCTGCTGATTCCTACAGTGCAACCACAAAACCCGATGAAACTGTCAATTTCGAATTGACCATTAAGAACACGGGTAATGTAGAGGATAATTTCACATTATCCAGCACATCTAATGCAAACGTGGAAATGCCTACTGTGATTCCCGACATTGGGCTCCTCGGGCCAGGTGAAACAGCAAGTTTTGATGTTGCGATTTCCAATTCAACCACAACAGAAGCGACAATTGAAGCTATCTCTAAAGGCAATACAGATAAAAATACATCGGTAACCCTCAATCTTGCTGTGAAAGAAGAACCGGTTTATGGGGTTTCATTGGCAACGGAGCCTGTATCAAGAACAGTTGAAACACATTCAGAGGCAGTTTACAATCTGAAGATCAAGAATACAGGTAATGTGGAAGATACTTACTCCATTAATATATCAGATACTGATTCCATCAATACATCAGATAATGTCAATGTATCACAGGATACTATTACAGTTGATGCAGGAAAGACCACTGATGTCCAAATGACTGTAAGTGATCTCAACCATTCGGGGACATATAGTATACCGATTAATGTGAGTTCAGAAGAAACATCTATTTCGAAAGATGTGTTTGTGAAAATTGTTGATGCTGCCTCCATCAAGGTTACTCCTGCCACTCAGACAGTAAATGGAACTGAATCTGCCGAATATGTGATCAAAGTTACCAATACAGGGACAGGGTCACACGCCTATGAACTGGATGTAGAAAACTCTACAGATACCAATGCTGTGCTTGATAACAACAAAACTTCCGTTCTAAAAGCCGGTGGATCCGAAGAAATAGGATTTACTCTTGAAAATACCGGAAATGAGAATAGGCTTATAGAAGCCATCCTTACTGCCAGTGTAAGTGACCAGCCTGAGAAGAATGTAAGCACCGGTGTAAGCGCTCTCTATGTTGAGGAAAATGTATATGGTGTGTCGATTGAAGCCGACGAACATCTTCAATCTATCAATAAGACCAGGAATGCGACCTATTTCCTCACTGTAACCAATATGGGAAATACTAATGTAACGTATGAAATGGAAGTTACAGGGGATTCGGCAGCTAATGCAAGTCTATCCACAGATAACTTTGAATTAAATTCAAGTGGAGAGGCAGGCAGTAAGAAAGTTGTGAAATTAGAGCATAATCCCTCTGAGACGGGAGATAACCCTATTGAAATTCAGGTTGAATCAGCATCAGCAAATGCAAGCGACATAGTAAAGGTAACCACCAGGGTTGTAGAAGTTCAAGAAGATGAGAATATCATCAACAGTGAAATTGATGATAGGTCCTCTGTAGTCAATTCAAGTGTTGAAAACTCACAAATCAGCAATTCTCTGATAAAGAATTCAACAGTTGATAATTCCCAGGTTACCAAATGTACCGTAATAAACAGTACTGTTATCGATTCAGACCTGGATGATTTGAAGATTACAGATGGATATGTAGACTCAAACCTGATCTACAACGGCACCATAACTGTCGACGAGACCGAATATGAAGTTGATGAGCCAGAGGGTATTACCTTTGATGACCTTGTAGAGGGTACGGACAATCTGGACAGCAGTATCTCAGGTGTTGAAGGCAATGATACATCAGTAAATGCCAGGAACTCCGGGGTCAATCTGACAATCAGAAACAATAAGAGTATGGTAGGAGGATCCATCACAGTCCAGAAGACCAAGATTCCTTCAAAAGGAGTGAAAGGTGAAGTCGACTTTGAGTCGTTAGGATCTTACTTCAAATTCGATGAAAGTGACAACGTCAATGATTCCATGAAATACGTCTTTATTAACTTGAGTTATGACGAAAACGAAATTGGGGATATCGATGAGCATGAACTCCAGGCCTATTGGTATGATGGAGATGAATGGGTAGTTTTAGAAGCCGGCAATCCTGCATTCTGCCAGGATACAGGTGTGAATACTGGTAAGAACTACGTCTGGGCCAAGGTTAAGCACTTCTCCAACTACTCAATTGGAACACCTACAGAGGACACTTCAACAAAAGAAGATGATTCCTCCAGTGGAAGCAGTTCAGGAGGAAGTGGAGCTGCTATAAGTGCAGAACCCTATGAAAATGTTGAATCCAAAGGCGTGGCCAGCAAGTACATCGGCAAGGACAGCAGGGCAGATTACAGTTTCGCTGAAGGCAGCGGACCGGTGGAAAATATCACCTTCACTCCGCTGATCAATGCAGGTTACACCAATGTAGTAGTCGAAGTACTGAAAGACACATCCACTCTGGTGGACAGCACACCTTCTGAACCTGTATACAAGCACGTAAATATCTGGACCGGCTCCAGGATCTACGAAGATGTGATCGAGGATGCAACGGTTTCATTCAATGTCGATAAAACATGGCTGGATGAAAATGATGTGGACGCCTCAAACATCAGGTTGTTGAGATACACCACAGAATGGACAGAACTGCCAACCACAATGACAGGAGAAGATGGAGACAAGGTGTGCTACACTGCAAATACTGAAGGATTCTCCAGTTTTGCAATCGTTGCAGATACCGATGCTGAACCTGTTACCGAACCAGCAGACACTGAAGCCGACTTCACGGCAACTCCTGTAGAAGGACAGAGTCCTCTGGAAGTCACCTTTACAGCAGAGACAGATAATGTCGACTCCTGGCAATGGGATTTCGGTGACGGCAGCACATCAACAGAACAGAACCCAACCCACACCTATGAAAAACCCGGCAACTACACTGTTGTACTGACAGTTGAAGGTGAAGGTGGAGTCGATGTTGTGGAGAAGACGGACCTGATCACAGTAGCTGCACAGGAAGAAGATAAAGGAATACCTGGATTTGAGGCAATCTTTGCCATTGCAGGATTGCTGGCAGTAGCAGGTCTTTTGAGAAGAAGGAAACAGTAA